A segment of the Solanum lycopersicum chromosome 9, SLM_r2.1 genome:
ACAaatgataattaaattacaaaaatgaagatgaaaatacatatttattaattaatcatgATTAAGATAATAAGAATATTTACAAAGGACACTTTTTGTTACTTATTGTGTTATTTATTGTGTTGCTAAAGAAAGTTTCAAAACTTTAAGAGCGGCTATAGTGTTAAGGTCATATCGATTTATTCTATTAATGACATTTattgaaaatcataaaatctTGGATTGAAGTTTCATTAAAGGCTATTAatacacaatttattttatttgttcaaatcttGATTGACAGagttatttgatatattatctGTGTTGATGCACGCATCCCAcaaaattaatctaaataataataaaaatgtcatTGATTCCTCATATAATTAATTGAGGTACGAACAAATCAATCAAAACATTATAcgtatatgtaaaaaaaaagttaagaatTAATCCTCACACCATAAAGTAAAAACTCTTTAATCATGACCCTATATATATGTGTTAACAAGTTTACATCTAAAAGACTTCAAGTTTAATACATTCGTTGAAAAATAagtgttattttaaaaatttaaacaataatttagcggtaattattttcatatattgttatattaaaaaaatatttcttcttaATAATGTTCAGTTTTCGAGAAACATTTACTAATAATAAGTAAATACAACTTAATGAATGACACGTTATATTTATTAGAATACGAGGAgtaaatcaaatgaaattttaagCTCGaaccaataaaatttaaatcttgaatctGCATCGTATCGTACAACATATATAAGAAGAATTTGAGCAATTCTGAGGTCACAATAAGACATTATATTATCCAACcaagaaacaaacatttattGCAAAATGGAGAtattttttacaagttttgaTCAACTTCCAGAAGATGTAATCATGGAGATATTATCAATTTTGCCTGTGAAATCTATAATGAAACTCAAATCTGTTTGCAAATACTGGTACACACTTATTCAATCtccaaattttattataaaacattttttccacaaaaaaaattatgaaattccCTTTGTTCATCTCTATTTTTTTGACACTAATCAATTATCTATTTCAATTGATGAATACCCTTTGTTTCAAGATTTTTATTTGCACAAATCCACTTCTTTAAAGCCATTAATTGGCCCTTTGAATGGACTATTTTTTGtgcataatcttgataaaaatgaaatgtCTATGTGGAATCCTGCTACTAaggaaatcaagaaaatattagtACCAAGTCCACCTTTTTGTACTTGTGATAGGAGTTTGTGTTGTTCGGATTCTACAAAAATGTTGCAGTGTTCGTGTCAGATCCTCCATAAATGCGTTCTTTCTGAAAGTTCTGACACATTTTTTAAGAGTTCGAGCAACACAGATTTAAGGTTATGTTGTTTggattcttcaaaaatgttaTTGCATCCGTGTTGGATCCTCCAGAAATTCTCTGTTTCTTCTGGAGGTTCTGACATGCACCCGTCGGCGGTGTTATGTTGTTCGGACTCTTCAGAAACGTTGTTGCAATCGTGTCAGATCCTCAAGATATGTGCTTCTTCTTCTAGAGGGTCTGACACACACTCGtcgatatttttgaagagtaaAACTGAAAATGATTTTGGcgtatgttgctcggactctccaGAAATGTTGCCAAATACGTGTCGAATCCTCCaaaaatatgtttcttctcGAGATTCCAGCATGCATCCGtcgatatttttgaagagtttgagATCTTATGCTCATCATTTTGGATTTGGAATGGACCCTTTGAGTAAAGATTACAAAGTTGTATGGATAAGAGATTATTTTTGGAAGGAAGAAACATTTACAAGAAGTGCATCAGCTGTTGTTTCAGTTTATACACTAAGTACTGATTCTTGGAGGCATTTTGAAGACAATACATTTTTGAGTAGTCATATAATCATGCCATATTTTGATTCATATCTTGATGGATTTTACTACTGGAAGAAAATCGACGAAAATCGACGTTGCGAGATACTTGCATTTGATTTTAGAAATGAAGAGTTTCAAGTGATACAAACTCCAGATGTGTTCAATTCGAATTTAGGAACACTTGGTTTGTATGATGGTTATGTTTCTATGTTGTTTCATTATCTTGTTGAAAATAAGACATGTATTGAGATTTGGTTGATGGAAAAGTTTGGATTTTGGACTAAAAAATTGGTTATTGAATCCAATTTGATTCTTAAAAGACCAATTGGATATGGTGTCAATGGGGAAATTTTTGTTGAAACTAAAAGTTCAAATCTTGAAATGATTGATCCAAGAACACAAGAGATTGTTGAGTGTGTTGGACCTATATTGGGAAATGGTTACTCTTTGCAAGTTCTTGTTTACAAGAAAAGCTTAGTTTCCATCAAGAAATTGACTACTCGTAACTTTATCAAAGATCTCGAGTTCGAACAGCTGAGAATATGAATCAATCAGAATGGTAAACTGAGTAGCCGACACTGCGTGGAGAACCAAGAAAAAAAGTGCCATGATTGATCTAATAACACATGTAATTGTAGATATGGATATGGGAAAATGGTTACTCTTTTGCAAGTACTCTTTTTTACAAGAAGAGCTTAGTTTCCATCAAAGAAATTGGTTAGTAGTTATAACTTAATCAGAAGTCTCGAGTTTAAgtcatgaaaatgaaaaaaatcccACAAGTAAAGCGAGTGCTTCCTTCTTTAGTGAATGTTCCATAATGTGAACTGAAATAAATCAGAACAATAAAGCGAGTACCAGATACCAAGTGATCTCAAAGAAAACTTCCAATGATTGGTCAAAGAATACATTAAATTGTTGAGTGTCTTGGACCATGAGAAAATGATTACTCATTGCAATTAGTTTTTGTAGTTTAGTTTAGTTTACATCAAGAAATTGAGTTGTTGTAACTTGAAAACATGTTATgcactttttctttaattagctatcctaataatttatttatttacaagcAAGAAGgtttaatttctatataatCAAAAATCTTTTGAGTCAGTAAACACGATTTTATAGTAGGCTCGTTTGATTCTGTTATTtaaatactctttttttttttgtttataataaagtttgaatataaaatttgcGTCCAGCTTATATAGATCATGTTATGCTCTTACCACTGAATCAAATTTGAATCATTGATCGATAGTATGAAATTAGTTAGTAAATTGAAATATGTTTTCTCATTGCATTAACCAAAGTGTGAAAGAAAAAAGTGGGAAAATAATGAGACAAAAAAACTTGAATACCTAAAAAACACAGACACATGTTGCAAAACCCTATTTTTTtaagtcttttaattttttcaattttattttttgctttatgtATGTGgagtatttcataatttttaagtaCATCAAAGACAAAAGATAAAAGACAAAAGATTGATGtgatctaattttaattttggatCTCAATGGGTTCGAATTTCAacgaatttttattttataaaatattttgaattatcgtgatttacaatatttaaattatatattaaaaagtaaaaagaaaatagtttgaaatatatttaaattttgatcgaaattgtgtaataatttcaaactttaaaaaagattctttactcctacactatttaatagtgtatttaaaGATATATGTCCACGTGAACATCATAaagtagaatatatatatatatatatctttgaaATACAGTATTAAATAGTGCATTGGGTAATAGATTTAAAGTTTTTAGTTGTTACAACAACAGTAAAAACTGAAATATATTTCGAacacaattaaaaattatgcaTCAATTCAAATGAAGGTGTTACTGTTTCTTTGATTCtttgaacataattttttaaactttttaaaatattttaaaaatcattaataatatagtcttgtagtaattttaaaatatttatagaatttATATACGAACATATAAATTTAGACTCTTTCACATCAATTTTGACAAACAAATagcttatatttaaaaattcatgattattgaacttttataaaaatagattatatcaaaacttatttttttaggtCTAAGGGATTCAATCCTCatatttatcatgtatttgTTTTTTGTGATTCCTCTTATTTACACCAATATAGTTTTATTGCATTCGAAATTTAAACagtgtcatataaattataataacgaaatttttttataaaatgtataattaaAAACTTATATACAATACAACATGTGCATATTTTAATTATAGATTCAATCATCACTTTTTACGATGTGCTTCCCAATCTCcataaattcttttatataaaaataagttagtCTACATTGTGCTttcaactaattaaatattGCAGTACCtgttaaaaattcaatatatatatatatatatataagtaataacCATCAAATTCAGTGTCTGATATATCAATATTGACTAGTAACTACAAATATTTTTACCCTAATGGTAAAATGTGTTACTTCTCCATTATCGAAACTCTAACCTATTACGAATTTTATTGAGTCAAGCCTACGCTTACTGCATAAAATGAgacaaaaagagtaaaaaattgaACCGGTTGGGATCACGACTCGTATAGAACCGTGGCCCCAACTAGTATCAGTAGGTTAGAAGTTAGGTTATGTTTTGGGCCTTCCTCCTTCTTGCAAATAGCCCAAGATTCAACAAAGGGGGTGGACTGGGCCGACCCCTAAAGCCCACAAGCCTTTGAACTAATTAGTTGGGCCTTAAGACAACAGCCCATTGGACACCATTTAAGAGCATATAGCTTTATTTTAGGTTTGGAAAATTTTTCAAAGCAacaatattttagtatttaataggATCTCTTGTCAACacttacaatatttatttaaaatgacaatattttaatttgctaTAATAATCCATTTAAATAAGGGCTCATCTCCACTATTCAAGGAAAATTTGATTTTACGATTCGTTAGAAATggtattttagtatttaataggATTTCTTGTCAACacttacaatatttatttaaaatgacaatattttgaTTTGCTATAATAATCCATTTAAATAAGGGCCCATCTCCACTATTCaaggaaaaattaattttacgaTCCGTTAGAAAtgctattttaatattaataggATTTTTGTCAACacttacaatatttatttaaaattacaatattttgatTTGCTATAATAATCCATTTAAATAAGATCCCATCTCCACTATTCAAGGAAAAATTGATTTTACGATCCGTTAGAAATGCTATTTTAGCTATATAGTCTTTTTCTGTCAAACAAATTACACATAACCTTTTCTCACAACGCCATTTAAGGggcaatttaatatatatatatatatatatatatatatatatacacgatcattttcttctatttaaatTGTGCTTTCCAAATATGGATAAGTTCCactctatatatataaacacacaaaattttcacattttgaTTAGGTCAACACCATAGTGTTGAATTTTGGTACATAATAGGATCATAGAAGAAATTTGCtcgaagattaaaaaaaaaaagtgtagccttcaacattattaaaaaaagattgataatgataatgaaagGACAAGTGGCCAAACTGATATaaagattttataaaattttgttgaagTCTATATTTGAATAGTAGCTCTTATAataatcatttattttgtttatttactttAAGCTCTTTGCCTTCATTACCACATccaatcttttaaaaaaatctttttttcaattgatgataaaagtaatttatttaatatttcttgagatgattaatttttattagatttaaTTTGACAAGtaactaaaattattaaatagtgtcgtaaaatttccaaaattacACCAGACGTATGTAATAGATCAAAGATAACAAACATTATACCTAAAAACACTATATATGACAAtcgaaacaaataaaatagtatAAACTTCACCTCTAAATGTGAGTTTACGATAATCTGCAACCTCCCCCCCCCAAAACCCACCCACCCACATTTCTTGTTAAATCTAACAAGCAATACAAATAGTAAAATTTTCACCTCTTGATCGAGTTAACAATAATCTCCTAATCTAACGAGAGACACTACAACTTAGTTAAATATTTAGAAAGAGactaaaaataacatttacaattaatttagtaaaaaaataacttcCACTTAACCTAATCTTTTATTTGCACATATTAAATTGATATgtttcttgtatttttcttcataaaagaaaaacccTTGCCTTCTCCCAAAAGCTATTTTTCCACcatcttcttttttaattttaactttttgctTGAATTCatgttgacaaaaaaaataataatcaagaaatgTAATATTCCCATacgataaaattattattcaaatccaatgtataagaaataaattgatattaatcaagtcttaatttattttaaccaAAGTCTTAATtcacttaattaaaaaaactcatCTCTAATATGTCATCATCATGAATGTTAGGTAAGAATCATGTTGTCTCTTCTTTAATTATTGTAATACTTCCTATCTTGATAGATAAGTTGATAAGGTGGGACATGATTTTATCTTGAAATTTATGggcttaaataatattttaataata
Coding sequences within it:
- the LOC101262845 gene encoding uncharacterized protein, encoding MEIFFTSFDQLPEDVIMEILSILPVKSIMKLKSVCKYWYTLIQSPNFIIKHFFHKKNYEIPFVHLYFFDTNQLSISIDEYPLFQDFYLHKSTSLKPLIGPLNGLFFVHNLDKNEMSMWNPATKEIKKILVPSPPFCTCDRSLCCSDSTKMLQCSCQILHKCVLSESSDTFFKSSSNTDLRLCCLDSSKMLLHPCWILQKFSVSSGGSDMHPSAVLCCSDSSETLLQSCQILKICASSSRGSDTHSSIFLKSKTENDFGVCCSDSPEMLPNTCRILQKYVSSRDSSMHPSIFLKSLRSYAHHFGFGMDPLSKDYKVVWIRDYFWKEETFTRSASAVVSVYTLSTDSWRHFEDNTFLSSHIIMPYFDSYLDGFYYWKKIDENRRCEILAFDFRNEEFQVIQTPDVFNSNLGTLGLYDGYVSMLFHYLVENKTCIEIWLMEKFGFWTKKLVIESNLILKRPIGYGVNGEIFVETKSSNLEMIDPRTQEIVECVGPILGNGYSLQVLVYKKSLVSIKKLTTRNFIKDLEFEQLRI